Proteins encoded by one window of Ictidomys tridecemlineatus isolate mIctTri1 chromosome 7, mIctTri1.hap1, whole genome shotgun sequence:
- the Tp53inp1 gene encoding tumor protein p53-inducible nuclear protein 1 isoform X2 — protein sequence MFQRLNKMFVGEVNTSSNHEPEFSEKEDDEWILVDFIDTCTGFSAEEEEEEDISEESPTEHPSVFSCLPASLECLADTTDSCFLQFESCPMEESWFITPPPCFTAGGLTTIKVETSPMENLLIEHPSMSVYALHNSCPGLSEASCGTDEFHNPSSPRARKSCL from the exons ATGTTCCAGAGGCTGAATAAAATGTTTGTGGGTGAAGTTAATACTTCTTCCAACCATGAACCAGAATTTAGCGAGAAAGAAGATGATGAATGGATTCTTGTTGATTTCATTG ACACTTGCACTGGTTTCtcagcagaggaagaggaagaagaagacatcaGTGAAGAGTCACCTACAGAACACCCTTCAGTCTTTTCCTGTTTACCTGCATCTCTGGAGTGCTTGGCTGATACAACTGATTCCTGTTTCCTCCAGTTTGAGTCCTGTCCAATGGAGGAGAGCTGGTTTATCACCCCTCCCCCATGTTTTACTGCAGGTGGATTAACCACTATCAAGGTGGAAACGAGTCCTATGGAAAACCTTCTCATCGAACACCCCAGCATGTCTGTCTATGCTTTGCATAACTCCTGCCCTGGACTCAGTGAGGCCAGCTGTGGGACTGATGAATTTCATAACCCAAGTAGTCCCAG